The window TTCCTATAGAACGTTACACAGAGATTAAAGAGTGGGCCCAAAGCGCATTTGAGATCAAGTTCGGTTGGGCTTGCGTATTCTACGAGCTTAGTGATGCCAAAGAAGCAAAGCATGTGTTTTTTAGAAATGACCCGTCTATTCGAGTGATTGCCTTAGGTTTTTCAGCTCAAGATTCAACTGAGTTTCTCGATGGTTGGACACCAGGCAGTGATGACCCCTCTATTGGAGAACGTGCACTGCTAAAGATGCTGTTTTTGGGTAATCGAGTTCCTGAAAATTGGCCAACGTTAGGGTATGAGCTGGTCGAATGCTCGTCTGGTATGCTTGGCGAATCTTGGATGGTGCAAGATGGTCTTATTGAAAAATGCGCCCACGCGACCGGCCAAGTAATACCTAAAACGGGATTGTGTGAGACGCTTGAATCCGCGGAGCTGTGTAGGGAGTACATTGAAAATAGTGGCGTCGCTGACGAAGAAGGGCCATGGCTTTCAATACAGTTGGTAGATTGCACTTAGTACCATGAATGGGTTGTCGGACATAACAAACGGCTCCAAACGACAACCAACCGCCACGTCATTTGCGCCAACGGCGCGAGCGCCAATTTTGGCACAAATCCCGCTCTGGCTGATTGCGCCTGAGCCGGGCGTTATGCATCCAGGAGGTCGATATCATGAACTTTGAAGAAGAGCTTAAGAAGAAAACTGGTGGAAGAGCATTCTTCTATTCTTTTCAAAATGTAAGTTGGGCCAAAAGATATGAAGGATTAAGAGAGGTTGGCTTTATTAATTCCGATATTCTTACACTTTCAGAAGTGAAATTTAAAGATGCGGAAAAGTTACTTATAGATGTTCTATCGACCGATCTTTGTTACAAAAATGAAGTCATGACTAAGCTTAGTGCCAGAGAGTTGGCAAAGGAATTTATGGCGCTTCAAGATAAGCAGGCTCGGTTTTTCACTAATAGTAATGTTCCATATTCTAATGGTGAGAATGCATGGTCTTTCACACCTATCACGGGTGCAACGATTGATACGGGCTTGATGGTTAAAGTTGGTAAGCAGCTAGATTCCATGCTTTGGGTTGCAGATGTAGACTAATGCATAACAAGTCAATCAACTACGCGCCTACGATACCGAGCACAGCAAAGCTGCGCCGGTTATTGAGGCGTTATAGTTCTTAGAATAGACAAGGCGCCTATGCTGATAACGCGCCCGATCTCCGTTATGGAGTCTGCAACAGAGCCTGCAGCGGCAGCCTGATTGCCCCTTCTGTTTAAAATATAACCACCAGAGCGTCCGACACAGCGGACACTGACATATCCTGAATGAGGAAAGCTTGCACCGGCGGGAAATGTTGGCACACTCTGCTGTCATATCCGTCTGCCCCTGAGGTGGTTGGGCAGGCAAACACAATAATAAATCTCTGCATCGGACTGGCGTTGTGCCAGCTGCTCTCAGGTCGCCTTCGCTGTAAGAGGGAGCCGCAGTGAGGGGCTGACTGCCGGAGTTGTAATGGATAGCTGCTGATGAACACTGTTGTTTTGGGGAAGATGCGCTGCGGCGGGTTTACTGGTCGTCTGCAGGCTGGTTTGCAAAAGTCTGGCTGGCTGAAGGCTGTAAGCGCAGTTACCGGGCGCTTTGGCGGCGCAGGGCTATGGCTGGCAGGTGCGCTGTTGCTGGCGGGGTGCAGCGATCAGGCCTGGAACAATCCGCATCCGGAATCCGAAGCCAGCGCCAATATTCTCTATTCCAGTTTTTCTGAACGTCCCAAATTCCTTGATCCGGCCCGCTCTTACAGTTCGGATGAATCGCGCTTTATTGATCAGATTTACGAGCCGCCTCTGGCTTACGACTACCTTAAACGCCCTTACGAGCTGATCCCCAACACCCTGACGGCGATGCCGGATATCCGTTACAGCGATGCCGATGGCAATGAGGTGGATGCCGACAGTGAAAACATTGCCTTTTCTACCTACCACTTTCAGTTGCAACCCGGCATCCGTTATCAGCCGCATCCGGCCTTTGCCCTGAACGAAAACGGTGAATCACGCTATCTGTTTGCCTCGGCCGCCGAATCAGAGCAATACCGCAGTCTCGACGACTTTACTGAGCAGGGCAGCCGTGAACTGGTGGCCGAGGATTATGTGTATCAGGTTAAACGCCTGGCCGACCCTAAATTGCTGTCGCCGGTACGCGCACTGCTCAGCGATTATATTGTCGGCATGACGGAGTTCAGCAAGATTGCGAGTGATACGCGTAAAGCACTGGAAGAAAAAGCAGGCAAGCAGGCCTGGCTGGATTTACGCGAGCTCAGTATGGCCGGTGTTGAAGCCCAGAGCCGTTACGATTTTACCATCCGCTTAAAAGGCAAATATCCGCAGTTTAAATACTGGCTGGCCTTTCACTTTTTTGCTCCCATTCCCTGGGAGGTTGATCGTTTTTACCATCAGCCTGGGCTGGCCGACCGCAATATTGTGCTGAACTGGCACCCGGTGGGCACCGGCCCTTTTATGATGACGCGCAATAACCCCAACGAAGTCATTATTCTGGAAAAGAACCCGAACTACCGCGCCGATTATTATCCTGCTGAAGGTTCGCCTGAGGATGTTGCGGCCGGTTTACTGGATGACGCCGGAAAGCAATTGCCATTACTGGATAAAGTGGTTTACCGGTTGGAAAAAGAAGCCATCCCGCTGTGGACCAAGTTTATGCAGGGCTATTACGACCGCTCTGGTATTGCCAGTGACAGCTTTGATCAGGCGATCCGTGTCAGCAGCGATGGCATTGGCCTGAGCCCGGAAATGACGGCCAAAGGCGTAACGCTGGAAAAAGAAGTGGTGCTGGGCAGTTATTATCTTGCCTTTAATATGCTCGACCCGGTGGTCGGCGATAAAGGGGATGCCAAAAGCCGCGAACGTGCGCGCAAGCTGCGCCAGGCGATCGCCATTGCTTACGATCAGCAGGAAATGATTTCCATCTTTGCCAATGGTCGTGGCGAAGTAGCGATGAGCCCGATACCGCCGGGTATTTTCGGTTATCAGAGTGGCGAAGAGGGCATTAACCCTTATGTGTTTGACTGGGTGGATGGCAAACCACAGCGTAAATCGCTGGAAGAAGCTAAACGGTTATTGGCCGAAGCCGGTTACCCGGGCGGCCGCCATGCTAAAACCGGTGAGCCGCTGGTGCTGAATCTGGATACGCCGACCGGTGGCAGTGGCGGCAGCGCTATGCAGAACTGGATGATCAAACAATTTAAAAAGCTGAATATTCAGCTCAATATCCGTGGTACAGACTACAACCGCTTTAAAGAAAAAATGCAGACCGGTAATGCCCAGTTATTCCAGTGGGGCTGGCTGGCTGATTATCCGGATGCCGAAAACTTCCTGTTTTTACAGTACGGTAATAACGGTCAGGTGATCAGCGGCGGCAGTGGGGTAAATTCCACTAATTACAACAATGCCGAATACAACCGCCTGTTTGACCAGATGCAGCTGATGGAAGATTCGCCGCAGCGCATGGAGATTATCCGCCGCATGATTGCCATTCTGCAGCGCGATGCGGTGTGGGCATCCGGCTGGCATCCGCATTCCTATGTGCTGAATAATCATTGGGTTCGTAATGTTAAGGCCCATGGCATCAGCAAGAGTGTACTTAAATATTTTGCCGTTGATGTTGAACAGCGCAGTCAGGCACAGGCGGCCTGGAATGCACCGGTGTTATGGCCCATTTTTGTCGTCGCCGGAATTCTGCTGATTGCGTTGCTGCCGGGTTACCGTGCCTTCCGCCGGCGCCAGCAGCGCCGTATCGGCAACGGGCAGACAATCCATTCAGCAGAGCAGGAGGGCTGATATGCTGGCTTATATTATCCGTCGTTTAGCCTACGCCCTGCCGATTCTTCTCGGTGTGAACCTGCTGACCTTTGCCCTGTTTTTTATGGTGAATACACCGGATCAGATGGCGCGGGTGCAGCTGGGTGATAAACATGTCTCAGAAGAAGCCATAGAGCAATGGAAAGCCCAGCGCGGTTATGACAAACCCTTATTTATTAACACCGCTGAAAACAGCGAAGGGCTGCTGACCGATACCATCTTTTTTGAAAAATCAGCGCGGCTGTTC of the Thalassolituus hydrocarboniclasticus genome contains:
- a CDS encoding ABC transporter substrate-binding protein, which codes for MNTVVLGKMRCGGFTGRLQAGLQKSGWLKAVSAVTGRFGGAGLWLAGALLLAGCSDQAWNNPHPESEASANILYSSFSERPKFLDPARSYSSDESRFIDQIYEPPLAYDYLKRPYELIPNTLTAMPDIRYSDADGNEVDADSENIAFSTYHFQLQPGIRYQPHPAFALNENGESRYLFASAAESEQYRSLDDFTEQGSRELVAEDYVYQVKRLADPKLLSPVRALLSDYIVGMTEFSKIASDTRKALEEKAGKQAWLDLRELSMAGVEAQSRYDFTIRLKGKYPQFKYWLAFHFFAPIPWEVDRFYHQPGLADRNIVLNWHPVGTGPFMMTRNNPNEVIILEKNPNYRADYYPAEGSPEDVAAGLLDDAGKQLPLLDKVVYRLEKEAIPLWTKFMQGYYDRSGIASDSFDQAIRVSSDGIGLSPEMTAKGVTLEKEVVLGSYYLAFNMLDPVVGDKGDAKSRERARKLRQAIAIAYDQQEMISIFANGRGEVAMSPIPPGIFGYQSGEEGINPYVFDWVDGKPQRKSLEEAKRLLAEAGYPGGRHAKTGEPLVLNLDTPTGGSGGSAMQNWMIKQFKKLNIQLNIRGTDYNRFKEKMQTGNAQLFQWGWLADYPDAENFLFLQYGNNGQVISGGSGVNSTNYNNAEYNRLFDQMQLMEDSPQRMEIIRRMIAILQRDAVWASGWHPHSYVLNNHWVRNVKAHGISKSVLKYFAVDVEQRSQAQAAWNAPVLWPIFVVAGILLIALLPGYRAFRRRQQRRIGNGQTIHSAEQEG